In Pelosinus sp. UFO1, one genomic interval encodes:
- a CDS encoding peptide ABC transporter substrate-binding protein, whose translation MMSKKWIAFLVIVFAVGALLSGCSSTTGGKEQVVKIWQGSEPEILDPGKSTGVPEANYELALFEGLVVLDAKDMPAPAAAEKWEVSPDGLKYTFHLRANAKWSNGEPLTAHDFEYAWKRILSPELAAEYAYMLFPIKGAENYNSKKGPVEEVGIKAIDDKTLEVALDKPTAYFLALATHHSFYPVNKKIVEANGDKWASDIKTLIGNGPFKVSNWVHSSKLEMVKNDQYWDKDKVKVSKLEWALLEANTTALSMFENNQLDYVYEPPMAEAERLKKENKLSVGKYLGTYYYELNNKKAPFDNPKVRKALALAIDRESLAKTVLKGIHKPADAWIPFGFTDSVTGKDFREEAGGYFKTDIAEAKKLLAEAGYPEGQGLPPITLIYNTSDNHKAIAETIQEMWKKNLGVTIEIQNQEWKVYIQNRKSGNFHMARAGWIGDYADPMTFADYFMTNGGNNHGKYSNIAYDKLIETAQTSNDSKVRMQAMRDAEKIFIEDMGSIPIYFYGHPYCIKANLKGFIKSATSLVNWKEAYFEK comes from the coding sequence ATGATGTCAAAAAAATGGATTGCTTTTTTGGTTATTGTGTTTGCAGTAGGAGCACTATTGTCTGGTTGTAGTTCTACAACGGGAGGCAAGGAACAGGTAGTTAAGATATGGCAGGGGTCTGAGCCGGAAATTCTTGATCCTGGAAAATCTACAGGTGTACCTGAAGCAAATTATGAGTTGGCATTATTTGAGGGGTTAGTGGTATTAGATGCTAAGGACATGCCTGCGCCGGCCGCAGCCGAGAAATGGGAGGTGTCACCAGATGGGTTAAAATATACCTTTCATCTCAGAGCCAATGCAAAATGGTCTAATGGTGAACCACTAACAGCACATGATTTTGAATATGCTTGGAAGCGGATATTGAGTCCGGAGTTGGCGGCAGAATATGCCTATATGCTGTTTCCTATTAAAGGGGCAGAAAATTACAACAGCAAAAAAGGTCCAGTTGAGGAAGTTGGGATAAAGGCTATTGATGATAAAACATTGGAAGTAGCATTAGATAAACCGACTGCCTATTTTTTAGCTCTTGCTACTCATCACTCCTTCTATCCTGTTAATAAAAAGATTGTGGAAGCCAATGGGGATAAATGGGCTAGTGATATAAAGACACTAATTGGCAATGGGCCTTTCAAGGTATCAAATTGGGTGCATAGCAGTAAGTTAGAAATGGTAAAAAATGACCAATATTGGGATAAAGATAAAGTGAAAGTTAGTAAATTGGAATGGGCATTGCTGGAAGCGAATACTACAGCTTTATCTATGTTTGAAAATAACCAATTGGATTATGTGTATGAACCTCCGATGGCAGAAGCTGAGCGTTTGAAAAAGGAAAACAAGCTATCTGTAGGTAAATATCTGGGCACTTATTATTATGAACTTAACAATAAGAAAGCTCCTTTTGATAATCCAAAGGTTCGAAAAGCCCTTGCCTTGGCTATTGATCGCGAAAGTCTAGCTAAAACAGTGCTAAAAGGTATACACAAACCGGCGGATGCCTGGATTCCGTTTGGGTTTACGGATTCTGTAACCGGCAAAGATTTCAGAGAAGAAGCAGGCGGTTATTTTAAAACAGATATAGCGGAAGCAAAAAAACTGTTGGCCGAAGCTGGATATCCTGAAGGTCAAGGATTACCTCCTATTACTTTGATTTATAATACCAGTGATAACCACAAAGCCATTGCTGAGACAATTCAAGAAATGTGGAAGAAAAATCTTGGCGTTACGATTGAAATTCAAAATCAAGAGTGGAAAGTTTACATACAGAACCGGAAAAGTGGTAATTTCCATATGGCCCGAGCCGGTTGGATTGGAGATTATGCTGATCCAATGACCTTTGCTGATTATTTCATGACTAATGGCGGCAATAACCATGGGAAATATAGCAATATAGCCTATGATAAATTGATTGAAACAGCGCAAACGAGTAATGACTCTAAAGTGCGTATGCAAGCCATGCGTGATGCGGAGAAGATTTTTATAGAAGATATGGGGTCTATTCCAATTTATTTCTATGGTCATCCATATTGTATTAAGGCAAATTTGAAAGGTTTCATCAAATCTGCTACTTCTTTGGTCAATTGGAAGGAAGCCTATTTCGAGAAGTAA
- a CDS encoding CBO0543 family protein, whose amino-acid sequence MDIGSTIHQLKIDLWDLNYTQWKTQILFSPIWWSYITIIVISYAIWWKLVDKRRLTQLLLFGSLVSVGRILIDIIGSNMNLWSYNIRESPFIPSPFLHNFTISPLAFMLLLQYTSSWKSFIIWNAVITGVYSFVLNPIMISLHILTLYKWNYFYAFAVVFTMVSVCRAVLVGTLYLEKKYQGVSSDNSVKNLSCQPAMKPLNTDKDKDK is encoded by the coding sequence ATGGATATTGGCAGTACTATTCATCAGCTTAAAATAGATTTGTGGGATTTAAACTATACTCAATGGAAAACACAAATTCTTTTTTCACCTATATGGTGGAGTTATATTACCATTATCGTAATTTCTTATGCAATTTGGTGGAAGCTAGTAGATAAAAGACGTTTAACCCAACTGCTTTTATTCGGTTCACTGGTATCTGTTGGAAGAATATTAATAGATATAATAGGAAGCAATATGAATCTTTGGAGCTATAATATTCGTGAGTCGCCCTTCATTCCCAGCCCGTTTCTTCATAACTTTACTATTTCCCCATTAGCATTTATGTTGCTCTTACAATATACTTCATCATGGAAATCTTTTATTATATGGAATGCTGTAATTACGGGAGTCTATTCGTTTGTATTGAATCCAATAATGATTTCATTACATATTCTGACGCTATATAAATGGAATTATTTTTATGCTTTTGCTGTGGTATTTACAATGGTATCAGTTTGTCGTGCTGTATTAGTTGGAACATTATACCTGGAGAAGAAATATCAAGGCGTCTCTTCGGATAACTCTGTCAAAAATCTGAGTTGTCAACCTGCCATGAAACCATTAAACACCGATAAAGATAAAGACAAATGA
- a CDS encoding helix-turn-helix transcriptional regulator — MNCDKIGKLIYNLRKEKDMTQKQLADLMNISDKTISKWERGLGCPDVSLLPELSQILGVNIEEILSGKIELNETIGGNMRKLKFYVCPQCNNLMTATGDANISCCGKRMEALVAEKASENHLLNIEPVEDELYVTSAHEMKKEHSITFVAYVTGDRVIIVKQYPEWNMQFRFHKQGHGKLYFHCSNHGLFYQLI, encoded by the coding sequence GTGAATTGCGATAAAATTGGCAAGTTAATATATAACCTGCGAAAAGAAAAGGATATGACGCAAAAGCAATTAGCTGATTTAATGAACATCAGCGACAAAACAATAAGTAAATGGGAACGTGGCCTTGGATGTCCGGATGTATCATTACTTCCAGAACTATCACAAATACTTGGCGTTAATATTGAAGAAATCCTATCAGGTAAAATTGAATTAAACGAAACGATTGGAGGAAATATGAGAAAGCTTAAATTTTATGTCTGCCCGCAGTGTAATAATCTCATGACAGCGACAGGAGATGCCAATATTTCATGTTGCGGCAAAAGAATGGAAGCTTTAGTTGCAGAAAAAGCATCCGAAAACCATTTGCTAAATATAGAGCCTGTAGAAGATGAACTGTATGTTACATCAGCCCATGAGATGAAAAAGGAACATTCTATTACTTTTGTTGCTTATGTCACGGGTGATAGAGTGATTATTGTGAAGCAATATCCTGAATGGAATATGCAATTTCGCTTTCATAAGCAAGGGCACGGCAAACTGTATTTCCATTGCTCAAACCACGGGCTATTTTATCAATTAATTTAG
- a CDS encoding NAD(P)H-dependent oxidoreductase gives MKHLIVYAHPNPKSFNHAILETTVKELENKGHQVVVRDLYSLHFNPILSGSDFEAFHAGTVPADIKQEQNYISTADVITMIYPIWWAGLPAMIKGYIDRVFSYGFAYKYGDEGTPVGLLAGKKGFVINTQGTPGEYYDSTGMTDALKKTSDTGILSFCGIESLGHVFFGAVPAVDDATRRDMLDTLKNKLKGMF, from the coding sequence ATGAAACATCTTATTGTCTATGCTCATCCAAATCCTAAAAGTTTCAACCATGCAATCTTGGAAACCACAGTGAAGGAGCTTGAAAACAAAGGTCATCAAGTTGTTGTAAGAGATTTGTACTCATTACACTTTAATCCGATTTTAAGTGGCAGCGATTTTGAAGCATTCCATGCTGGCACAGTCCCGGCAGATATTAAGCAGGAACAAAATTATATTAGCACAGCTGACGTAATTACGATGATTTATCCCATTTGGTGGGCTGGACTTCCAGCTATGATAAAAGGATATATAGATCGTGTATTCTCATATGGTTTTGCTTACAAGTATGGTGATGAAGGCACTCCTGTCGGATTACTCGCAGGAAAGAAAGGCTTTGTTATTAATACCCAAGGTACTCCCGGGGAATATTATGATTCTACGGGTATGACCGACGCTTTGAAAAAGACATCCGACACTGGTATATTGAGTTTTTGTGGCATCGAATCATTAGGGCATGTTTTCTTTGGTGCCGTACCTGCTGTGGATGATGCTACACGGCGCGATATGTTAGATACGTTAAAAAATAAATTAAAAGGTATGTTTTAG
- a CDS encoding MarR family winged helix-turn-helix transcriptional regulator: protein MSNYNKVMRQGNAIALLSRITEKAHRLIIQELEAHGIDGIVPSHGSILVHLLTGEKYTMKDLAEKIHRTKPTVTVLVDKLVNLGYVTKEKSNEDSRVTFIKLTEKGLGLRTSFNAISEKLNAVVYKDLADEEAEYFEATLRKINQNLD from the coding sequence ATGTCTAACTATAATAAAGTCATGAGACAAGGAAATGCAATTGCTCTTTTAAGCAGAATAACAGAAAAAGCTCACAGGCTAATCATCCAAGAACTTGAAGCCCATGGAATTGATGGCATCGTTCCTTCACATGGAAGTATTTTAGTTCATCTTCTTACAGGTGAGAAATATACAATGAAGGATTTAGCCGAAAAAATTCATAGGACTAAGCCAACAGTTACAGTATTAGTTGATAAACTCGTTAATTTGGGTTATGTCACAAAAGAAAAAAGTAACGAGGATAGTCGGGTTACATTTATTAAATTAACAGAGAAAGGATTAGGATTAAGAACTAGTTTTAATGCGATTTCTGAAAAATTGAACGCTGTTGTTTATAAAGATTTAGCAGATGAGGAGGCTGAATATTTCGAAGCGACATTGCGAAAAATAAATCAGAATCTAGATTAG
- a CDS encoding spore coat protein produces MDNPKKSSPISRNRLSDRDMLLDLMITEKHLSRLYDQGVLESTSPMISNTFERLQASSHDNARTIFTAMQQRGWYNPERTGRTERLSRGTQKQSNEFFDTTADSKYAVSSGTRKFGRHLPREQRSGKSGIFSNQRPETNSEDWQYRS; encoded by the coding sequence ATGGACAACCCAAAGAAATCTTCACCAATAAGCAGAAACCGGCTTTCAGACCGCGATATGTTGCTGGATTTGATGATTACGGAAAAACATTTATCAAGACTGTATGATCAAGGTGTGTTGGAATCTACCTCACCTATGATATCTAATACTTTTGAACGATTACAGGCTAGTAGTCACGATAACGCTCGCACTATTTTTACTGCTATGCAGCAACGCGGCTGGTATAATCCAGAACGTACTGGAAGAACTGAGCGTCTCTCAAGAGGAACACAAAAGCAATCAAACGAATTTTTTGACACAACCGCAGACAGTAAATATGCGGTATCTTCTGGTACAAGAAAATTTGGCAGACATTTGCCTCGTGAACAGCGGTCTGGTAAATCTGGTATCTTCAGTAATCAAAGGCCAGAAACAAATTCCGAGGATTGGCAGTACAGAAGTTGA
- a CDS encoding SDR family oxidoreductase produces MKLFDIKGKKAIVTGGSRGLGYGMAEGLLEAGCEVAIIGSSDKTFAAAVAFAEKGYKCYGVKADLRDREDNHRAFADCLAALGGDLDILVTAAGIQRRHSAEDFPIEEWDEVMSINLHSVFIMCQLAGRIMLKKGYGKIINVASMASFFGGQTVPAYSAAKGGVAQLTKEMSNDWVGRGVNVNAIAPGYMATDMNEAIINNETRYQQISERIPAGRWGTGDDMKGAVIYLASAASDYVSGAIIPVDGGYLVK; encoded by the coding sequence ATGAAATTGTTTGATATCAAAGGTAAAAAAGCTATTGTAACAGGAGGGAGTAGAGGCCTGGGCTATGGAATGGCGGAAGGACTGTTAGAAGCTGGTTGTGAAGTGGCAATTATTGGTTCCTCTGATAAAACCTTTGCAGCAGCAGTGGCATTTGCTGAAAAAGGCTATAAATGTTATGGCGTAAAAGCAGATTTAAGAGATAGGGAAGACAATCATCGAGCTTTTGCTGATTGTCTAGCAGCACTGGGCGGTGATTTGGATATTCTTGTGACCGCGGCAGGCATCCAACGAAGACATAGTGCAGAGGATTTTCCCATTGAGGAATGGGATGAGGTTATGAGTATCAATCTTCATTCGGTATTTATTATGTGCCAATTAGCAGGACGCATTATGCTTAAGAAGGGCTATGGGAAGATTATTAATGTTGCCTCCATGGCCTCCTTCTTTGGCGGACAAACAGTTCCAGCTTACTCAGCAGCTAAGGGAGGCGTGGCACAGCTTACCAAGGAAATGTCAAATGATTGGGTAGGTAGAGGTGTTAATGTCAATGCCATCGCCCCTGGCTACATGGCAACAGACATGAATGAAGCAATCATAAATAATGAGACAAGATACCAACAAATTTCGGAGCGGATTCCTGCAGGTCGATGGGGGACTGGCGATGATATGAAAGGGGCAGTAATTTATTTGGCTTCAGCGGCAAGTGACTATGTAAGTGGAGCGATTATTCCTGTTGATGGCGGTTATCTAGTAAAGTAG
- a CDS encoding MFS transporter: MEMKQLAPARWARLIPLAFITYSLAYLDRANYGFGAAAGLANDLHITPATSSLLGALFFLGYFFFQIPGGIYAEKRSSKKLVFWSLIFWGIFAVATGMVNDISTLYVIRFMLGVAESVVMPAMLVFLSHWFTKQERSKANTFLFLGNPITVLWMSVLSGYLVDSFGWRHMFIIEGFPAIIWAFIWWMVFVDRPKDAKWLTAEEKEDLEQALMEEQKGLKPIKNYGEAFRSGKVIAFSFVHFFWNIGMYGFIMWLPSILKTASNMGIVATGWLSAGPYALAVLFMLTVSYYSDRSQNRKGVVVTFLLTGAICFFGSYAIGTSNFWLSYFLLVIAGACMYTPYGPFFAAIPEIIPRNVAAGATALIVSFGALGSFVGAYIVGYLNGATGSPSASYMFMAGSLVIAVILTAMTKFSTSKASSASEIVSG, encoded by the coding sequence ATGGAAATGAAACAATTGGCTCCCGCACGCTGGGCAAGACTGATTCCATTAGCGTTCATCACTTATAGTTTGGCGTACCTTGACCGGGCAAATTACGGCTTCGGAGCAGCTGCCGGTCTGGCAAATGATTTACACATTACTCCTGCCACATCTTCGTTATTGGGTGCATTATTTTTCCTGGGATACTTCTTTTTTCAAATACCTGGCGGCATTTATGCGGAAAAACGCAGCTCCAAAAAACTAGTATTTTGGAGCTTGATTTTCTGGGGTATTTTTGCTGTTGCAACCGGTATGGTGAATGATATTTCTACTTTATATGTGATTCGATTTATGCTGGGTGTGGCAGAAAGCGTTGTAATGCCGGCGATGCTTGTTTTTTTAAGTCACTGGTTTACGAAGCAAGAGCGTTCAAAAGCCAATACCTTTCTTTTTCTAGGTAATCCTATTACAGTATTATGGATGTCTGTTTTATCTGGCTATTTAGTTGATTCTTTTGGCTGGCGGCACATGTTCATTATTGAAGGGTTTCCAGCGATTATTTGGGCTTTCATTTGGTGGATGGTATTTGTAGATCGTCCCAAAGATGCAAAGTGGCTAACAGCAGAGGAGAAAGAAGATCTGGAACAAGCTTTAATGGAAGAACAAAAAGGGTTGAAGCCTATTAAGAATTATGGCGAAGCTTTCAGATCTGGTAAAGTGATCGCATTTTCCTTCGTACATTTCTTCTGGAATATTGGTATGTATGGTTTTATTATGTGGCTTCCATCCATTCTTAAAACTGCCTCTAACATGGGAATTGTTGCAACCGGCTGGCTTTCGGCAGGGCCTTATGCGTTAGCGGTGCTGTTTATGCTTACGGTGTCTTATTATTCTGACCGCAGTCAAAATCGTAAAGGGGTGGTTGTGACATTCTTATTAACCGGTGCAATTTGCTTTTTCGGGTCTTACGCCATTGGTACGTCTAATTTCTGGCTGTCCTACTTCCTGCTTGTTATTGCTGGTGCTTGTATGTATACTCCCTACGGCCCATTTTTTGCCGCTATTCCGGAAATTATACCGAGAAATGTGGCTGCTGGAGCAACAGCTTTGATTGTTAGTTTTGGAGCATTGGGTTCCTTTGTCGGGGCATATATCGTAGGATATTTAAATGGTGCTACTGGTAGCCCAAGTGCATCCTATATGTTTATGGCAGGTTCATTGGTGATAGCTGTAATATTAACAGCAATGACGAAGTTCTCAACAAGTAAGGCATCGTCAGCGTCAGAGATTGTTTCCGGATAA
- a CDS encoding enolase C-terminal domain-like protein translates to MDTKITDIKVILTAPEGINLIVVKVETNQDGLYGLGCATFAYRHVAVKCVIEEYLKPLLVGKSAEKIEELWQLMHQNAYWRNGPIENNAISGVDMALWDIKGKMANMPLYQLFGGKCREGVPIYRHADGKDLNELCENIQKYKEQGITHIRCQNGGYGGSGYGKAPANSPNGALDGIYLDSKKYMRDTLKLFDGIRSKIGFDIALCHDVHERLKPIEAIKFACELEQYDLFFLEDAISLEEGEWIRQLRAKTTIPLAQGELFNNPYEWKTLITDRLIDYIRVHISQIGGITAGRKLQIFAEQFGVRTAWHGPGDMSPLGHAANIHIDLAAPNFGVQEWSGTEPPNFVIQELKGPREALLDVFPGLPEYKNGYVYANDKPGLGVDINEAEAAKYPCENTVTTWTQTRRIDGTLNTP, encoded by the coding sequence ATGGATACTAAAATTACTGATATTAAAGTTATTCTTACAGCACCTGAGGGGATCAATCTAATTGTCGTAAAAGTAGAAACAAACCAAGATGGATTATACGGTTTAGGCTGCGCAACTTTTGCCTATCGACATGTAGCAGTTAAGTGCGTGATTGAAGAATATTTAAAGCCGCTTCTAGTTGGCAAAAGCGCAGAGAAAATCGAAGAATTGTGGCAGTTGATGCATCAAAATGCCTATTGGCGTAATGGACCGATTGAAAACAACGCTATCTCTGGTGTGGATATGGCACTTTGGGATATCAAGGGAAAAATGGCAAATATGCCATTGTATCAACTGTTTGGTGGCAAGTGTCGCGAAGGAGTGCCTATTTATCGCCACGCTGATGGAAAAGATTTAAACGAGTTATGCGAGAATATCCAAAAATATAAAGAGCAAGGCATAACTCATATTCGCTGTCAAAATGGTGGCTATGGTGGTAGTGGCTATGGCAAGGCGCCTGCTAATTCACCTAATGGCGCATTGGATGGAATTTACCTTGACAGCAAAAAATATATGCGGGATACACTAAAATTGTTTGATGGCATTCGTAGTAAAATCGGATTTGATATTGCTTTGTGCCATGATGTACATGAGCGGTTAAAACCGATTGAGGCCATTAAATTTGCGTGTGAGCTAGAGCAATATGACCTGTTTTTCTTAGAAGATGCTATTTCGCTAGAAGAGGGTGAATGGATACGTCAGCTTCGTGCTAAGACTACAATTCCGCTAGCTCAGGGCGAATTATTTAACAATCCATATGAATGGAAGACGTTGATTACTGACCGATTAATTGATTATATTCGCGTTCATATCAGTCAAATTGGTGGTATTACAGCAGGCCGAAAATTACAGATTTTTGCCGAGCAATTTGGTGTAAGAACTGCGTGGCATGGTCCAGGTGATATGTCACCATTAGGGCATGCGGCTAATATTCATATTGATTTAGCTGCTCCTAATTTTGGGGTGCAGGAGTGGTCAGGAACAGAGCCTCCTAATTTTGTCATACAAGAGCTAAAAGGACCAAGGGAAGCCTTGCTCGATGTATTTCCTGGTCTGCCAGAATATAAGAATGGTTATGTATATGCAAATGATAAACCAGGTTTAGGGGTTGATATTAATGAAGCCGAAGCAGCAAAATACCCCTGTGAAAATACAGTGACAACCTGGACGCAGACAAGGAGGATCGATGGAACACTGAACACTCCGTGA
- a CDS encoding FadR/GntR family transcriptional regulator gives MQILKANITQQVIEYLKKNIENGTWAVGEKIPSENNLTEILGVSRASVRVAIQQFIALDALQSIQGKGTFVKTNNITGVSSNLNAIDEANYDDIIQVLEFRRIIETECAYIAAQQATDETINNLKKYLGNMKNSIDQSEEFVKQDMLFHEEICHATGNRLLENCLKEVFQQTAKNHKQMNEAFGYNDGIYYHTLLLKAIKNKDARKAKNLMKEHLQQAIERLK, from the coding sequence TTGCAAATTCTTAAAGCAAATATTACACAACAAGTTATTGAATATTTAAAGAAAAATATTGAGAATGGTACCTGGGCAGTTGGAGAAAAAATTCCTTCCGAAAATAATCTAACGGAAATTCTAGGTGTGAGCCGAGCAAGTGTAAGGGTAGCTATTCAGCAGTTTATTGCCTTAGATGCTTTGCAGAGTATTCAAGGGAAAGGTACATTTGTAAAGACGAATAATATTACGGGAGTTAGTAGTAACTTAAATGCAATTGATGAAGCTAACTATGATGATATAATCCAAGTTTTAGAGTTTAGAAGAATTATTGAGACCGAATGTGCGTATATTGCCGCTCAACAGGCAACAGATGAGACGATAAACAACCTAAAGAAATATCTAGGAAATATGAAAAACAGTATTGATCAATCCGAAGAATTTGTTAAACAAGATATGCTTTTTCATGAAGAAATTTGCCATGCTACTGGTAATCGTTTGTTGGAAAATTGTTTAAAAGAAGTTTTCCAGCAGACGGCGAAAAATCACAAACAGATGAATGAAGCGTTTGGCTATAATGATGGAATCTACTATCATACTTTACTGTTGAAGGCGATTAAAAATAAAGATGCTAGAAAAGCAAAGAATTTGATGAAAGAGCATTTGCAGCAAGCCATAGAGCGTTTAAAGTAA
- a CDS encoding TetR/AcrR family transcriptional regulator, with translation MEKKKGRPRNVETEKAILAASYDLLIENGFGTVTVDKIAERAKVSKATIYKWWPNKAAVVMDGFLSAAMARLPVPDTGSAITDIVIQATNLARFLTSREGKVINELIAEGQADLKLAEEYRLRYFNPRRLDSRRILERGVQRGELKKDLDIELCIDLIYGPLFYRLLVTGEKLDESVIEILVNYAFEGIKSK, from the coding sequence TTGGAGAAGAAAAAGGGGCGTCCCCGTAACGTCGAAACAGAAAAAGCGATTCTTGCTGCTTCTTATGACTTATTAATCGAGAATGGTTTTGGAACTGTAACTGTGGATAAAATTGCAGAAAGAGCCAAGGTAAGTAAAGCCACAATTTATAAATGGTGGCCTAATAAAGCTGCTGTTGTAATGGACGGCTTTTTATCTGCTGCTATGGCAAGGCTTCCAGTACCGGATACAGGATCAGCTATTACTGATATAGTTATACAAGCTACTAATTTAGCTCGATTTTTAACTAGCCGTGAAGGAAAAGTAATCAATGAATTAATTGCAGAAGGGCAAGCTGATTTAAAGTTGGCTGAGGAATATCGATTACGATATTTCAATCCTCGACGACTTGATTCACGGCGCATTTTAGAGCGAGGCGTGCAGCGAGGCGAATTGAAGAAAGACTTGGATATTGAATTGTGCATTGACCTAATTTACGGACCTCTTTTTTATCGGTTATTAGTTACAGGTGAAAAGTTAGATGAATCTGTTATAGAAATTTTAGTAAACTATGCTTTTGAGGGGATTAAGTCAAAGTAA
- a CDS encoding MFS transporter produces MNHVQMKTNTVPNWVTLLLAIACGVIVANLYYAQPLIGLISVDTNLSAASAGLIVTLTQVGYVVGLLFIVPLSDLIENRRLVVSALAVVICALVAAPLAHNALFFLVAAMFIGLGSVAAQILVPYAAHLATEDRRGQVVGNIMSGLLLGIMLARPIASFITDLWGWQAVFALSAIITTVLTVLLALVLPERKPSPTMNYGELIGSLWLLFKTKSILRRRAFYQACLFGAFSLFWTVVPLWLTNHFHLSQQGIAFFALAGVSGAIAAPIAGRLADKGWTRVLTGSAIVIAALSFLLPLIVQDDSAIALAILVVAAIMLDMAVSGNLVLGQRAIYSLGNEIRGRLNGVFMAVFFIGGAIGSSLGGWAYASGGWMLASMLGLSMPIAALLYYFTEKNVDTL; encoded by the coding sequence ATGAATCACGTACAAATGAAAACGAATACAGTCCCAAACTGGGTTACACTCCTACTAGCAATTGCATGCGGGGTTATTGTTGCCAATCTTTATTATGCACAACCTTTAATTGGGCTCATCAGTGTAGATACAAATCTTTCTGCAGCGTCAGCAGGATTAATTGTAACATTAACCCAAGTTGGCTATGTTGTTGGCTTATTATTTATTGTTCCACTTAGCGATCTCATTGAAAATCGACGGTTAGTTGTATCAGCATTAGCAGTCGTGATTTGTGCATTAGTCGCAGCACCTTTAGCACATAATGCGCTGTTCTTTCTTGTGGCAGCAATGTTTATCGGACTCGGCTCAGTCGCAGCTCAAATATTAGTACCATATGCCGCCCATTTGGCAACGGAAGATCGGCGAGGCCAAGTGGTAGGAAATATTATGAGTGGACTGTTGCTTGGAATTATGCTTGCCCGACCTATAGCCAGCTTTATTACTGATCTTTGGGGATGGCAGGCAGTCTTTGCTCTCTCTGCTATCATTACAACTGTATTGACTGTGTTGTTAGCCCTTGTTCTTCCTGAGCGCAAACCTTCGCCTACCATGAATTATGGTGAACTAATTGGTTCTTTGTGGCTACTTTTTAAAACCAAAAGTATTTTGCGTCGTCGCGCCTTTTATCAAGCTTGTTTATTCGGTGCTTTTAGTCTGTTTTGGACAGTAGTTCCTTTATGGTTAACTAATCATTTTCATTTGTCACAGCAGGGGATTGCATTCTTTGCATTGGCTGGTGTGTCTGGTGCTATAGCAGCTCCTATTGCAGGAAGGTTGGCTGATAAAGGTTGGACGCGAGTATTGACTGGTTCAGCAATCGTAATTGCGGCTCTATCCTTCTTACTTCCCCTTATCGTTCAAGATGACTCAGCAATTGCTTTAGCTATACTAGTCGTTGCAGCTATTATGTTGGATATGGCAGTATCGGGTAATCTCGTTCTCGGTCAGCGGGCAATTTATTCTCTAGGAAACGAAATACGCGGACGCTTAAATGGCGTATTCATGGCAGTTTTCTTTATTGGTGGAGCAATCGGTTCTTCGTTAGGCGGCTGGGCATATGCCTCAGGCGGCTGGATGCTTGCTTCTATGTTAGGACTTAGTATGCCAATTGCAGCATTACTTTACTATTTCACTGAAAAAAATGTGGATACTTTATGA